The following coding sequences lie in one Kribbella sp. NBC_00709 genomic window:
- a CDS encoding DUF4139 domain-containing protein, with the protein MDQLVVDAPIVAVTVYPGRARVTRRGQITVPAGDQTVYVEPLPLSLEEDSVRVAGRGPATVLGVDLAIAHHPQAPDETVAGLEQARLDAQDEVAQLADADDVQAQLDTFLAQLARRAGNSFARTLASGEAGAELGGFTESLTDRLSAVRATRRELAARRREAENRLAAADRRLAAITQQRTPDRRTAAIALALETEAEVEIELSYVVPAANWISSYDVRLTGDRLTLNWYGLITQHTGEDWPECDLTLSTARPTVTAKVPELDPWYLDRSHPPMPIAPGAAVPLGLQVAGRPLSRDRAEMAPAPAFAAVEATVEQGMTAASYTPPRPVAVPADGATHRATIAAIDLDAELDYITAPVRSTDVHLRATVVNSSAHTLPAGKASVFHEAEYVGAAALPLWAPGEDVELALGLDDRIRVERKLVRREASKATLGSTRRRQVEYETKIENHTPRNARITVLDQLPVSRDHEITVKPLSAEPEPAETTDLGVVTWKLDLAAGQETTVKLAFRVDSGKSVDLTGWRE; encoded by the coding sequence ATGGACCAACTCGTGGTGGATGCGCCGATCGTTGCTGTCACTGTCTATCCGGGCCGGGCGCGAGTGACCCGCCGCGGACAGATCACTGTGCCCGCCGGGGACCAGACGGTGTACGTCGAACCGCTGCCGCTGTCGCTGGAGGAGGACTCGGTGCGCGTCGCCGGACGTGGACCCGCGACCGTGCTCGGCGTGGACCTGGCGATCGCGCATCATCCACAAGCGCCGGACGAGACGGTCGCGGGTTTGGAGCAGGCACGACTCGATGCGCAGGACGAGGTCGCGCAGCTCGCCGACGCGGACGATGTCCAGGCGCAGCTCGACACGTTCCTCGCCCAGCTGGCTCGGCGCGCCGGCAACAGCTTCGCGCGCACGCTGGCGTCCGGCGAAGCAGGTGCCGAGCTGGGCGGGTTCACCGAGTCGCTCACCGACCGGCTCTCCGCCGTACGGGCGACGCGACGTGAGCTCGCCGCACGACGCCGCGAAGCCGAGAACCGGCTCGCCGCCGCGGACCGTCGGCTGGCTGCGATCACGCAGCAGCGCACTCCCGACCGGCGCACCGCTGCGATCGCGCTGGCGCTGGAGACCGAGGCGGAGGTGGAGATCGAGCTCTCGTACGTCGTGCCGGCGGCCAACTGGATCAGCTCGTACGACGTGCGTCTGACCGGCGACCGCCTCACGCTGAACTGGTACGGCCTGATCACCCAGCACACCGGCGAGGACTGGCCGGAGTGCGACCTGACCCTGTCGACGGCTCGGCCCACCGTCACCGCGAAGGTCCCCGAGCTCGACCCGTGGTACCTCGACCGCTCCCACCCGCCGATGCCGATCGCGCCCGGTGCCGCTGTCCCGCTCGGTCTGCAAGTAGCCGGCCGTCCACTGAGCCGCGACAGGGCCGAGATGGCCCCAGCGCCGGCGTTCGCTGCTGTCGAGGCGACCGTCGAGCAGGGCATGACCGCCGCGAGCTACACCCCGCCGCGGCCCGTCGCCGTACCCGCCGACGGAGCGACCCATCGCGCGACGATCGCCGCGATCGACCTCGACGCCGAGCTGGACTACATCACCGCACCGGTCCGCTCCACCGACGTACACCTGCGTGCCACGGTGGTGAACTCGTCCGCGCACACGCTCCCCGCCGGCAAGGCCTCCGTCTTCCACGAGGCGGAGTACGTCGGCGCCGCCGCGTTGCCGCTGTGGGCGCCCGGTGAGGATGTCGAGCTCGCGCTCGGACTGGACGACCGCATCCGCGTCGAACGCAAGCTGGTACGCCGGGAAGCGAGCAAGGCGACGCTCGGATCGACCCGCCGGCGCCAGGTCGAGTACGAGACCAAGATCGAGAACCACACCCCGCGCAACGCCCGGATCACCGTCCTCGATCAGCTCCCGGTGTCCCGCGACCACGAGATCACCGTGAAGCCGCTCAGCGCCGAACCGGAGCCGGCCGAAACCACCGACCTCGGCGTCGTCACCTGGAAGCTCGACCTGGCCGCCGGCCAGGAGACCACCGTCAAACTTGCCTTCCGCGTCGACTCCGGCAAGTCCGTCGACCTCACCGGCTGGCGCGAGTAG
- a CDS encoding leucyl aminopeptidase family protein, giving the protein MNTIARDFDPIPSTRYQVRVAVVPLKQAADEADALAVPVAAGVEPPEELGTDLAGLESAGFTGQRGQTLVLPRADGPVRVAVGIGDRGETDATLVRDLAAEFARAVPWHRKLAIEVAAGDSADFGLTVADFAQAVTEGVLLARWRYFVGRDAEQPTLESLLIVASEEDTAAAETGAERGRVVAAACSLGRDLANCPATTLSAVRMAEVAVEVGTAAGLEVEIFDKDQLIAMGCGGLLGVNRGSVEPPRMIRLRYQPADPTGRIALIGKGIMYDSGGISLKPSDESHAQMKNDMTGAATVLASMTALRDLGCTAAVTGYLMCTDNMPSGSAMKLGDVLTMRNGTTVEVLNTDAEGRLVMADALALATEEPVDAIVDIATLTGACLRTFGVEIAGVMGNNPAVVEQLRRAGDSVDEPVWELPLHRSYRSQLESTIADMTNMGGINAGSITAALFLEEFVDGKPWAHVDIAGTAQLPAPRTWRNKGATGFGTKLLIEFALEFARPTDGAA; this is encoded by the coding sequence GTGAACACGATCGCACGCGACTTCGATCCGATTCCTTCGACCCGGTACCAGGTCCGGGTCGCCGTCGTTCCGCTCAAGCAGGCCGCGGACGAAGCGGACGCGCTCGCCGTACCGGTGGCGGCCGGGGTCGAGCCCCCGGAGGAACTGGGCACCGACCTGGCCGGACTGGAGTCCGCCGGCTTCACCGGTCAGCGCGGTCAGACGCTGGTTCTGCCGCGTGCCGATGGTCCCGTCCGCGTCGCGGTCGGGATCGGCGACCGCGGCGAGACCGACGCCACGCTGGTCCGCGATCTGGCCGCCGAGTTCGCCCGGGCCGTGCCGTGGCACCGCAAGCTCGCGATCGAGGTGGCGGCCGGAGACTCGGCGGACTTCGGCCTCACGGTCGCCGACTTCGCGCAGGCCGTGACCGAAGGGGTCCTGCTGGCGCGCTGGCGCTACTTCGTCGGCCGCGACGCCGAACAGCCGACGCTGGAATCCCTGCTGATCGTGGCGTCCGAGGAGGACACCGCGGCGGCCGAGACCGGTGCCGAACGCGGCCGGGTCGTCGCGGCGGCCTGCAGTCTGGGCCGCGACCTGGCGAACTGCCCTGCGACGACGCTGTCCGCGGTCCGGATGGCTGAGGTCGCCGTCGAGGTCGGTACGGCGGCGGGCCTCGAGGTCGAGATCTTCGACAAGGACCAGCTGATCGCGATGGGCTGCGGTGGCCTGCTCGGCGTGAACCGGGGCAGCGTGGAGCCGCCCCGGATGATCCGGCTGCGTTACCAGCCCGCCGATCCGACCGGCCGGATCGCGTTGATCGGCAAGGGAATCATGTACGACTCCGGTGGCATCAGCCTGAAGCCGAGCGACGAGTCGCACGCACAGATGAAGAACGACATGACGGGCGCGGCGACCGTACTCGCCTCGATGACGGCCCTGCGCGACCTCGGCTGTACGGCGGCCGTGACCGGCTACCTGATGTGTACCGACAACATGCCGTCCGGGTCGGCGATGAAGCTCGGCGACGTGCTGACGATGCGCAACGGCACCACGGTCGAGGTCCTCAACACCGACGCGGAAGGACGTCTCGTGATGGCCGACGCGCTGGCGCTGGCGACCGAGGAGCCGGTCGACGCGATCGTCGACATCGCGACGCTGACCGGCGCCTGCCTGCGCACGTTCGGCGTCGAGATCGCGGGCGTGATGGGCAACAACCCAGCTGTAGTGGAGCAACTGCGACGGGCCGGCGACTCGGTGGACGAGCCCGTCTGGGAGTTGCCGCTGCACCGGTCGTACCGGTCCCAGCTCGAATCGACGATCGCCGACATGACGAACATGGGCGGGATCAACGCCGGCTCGATCACCGCCGCGCTGTTCCTCGAGGAGTTCGTCGACGGCAAGCCCTGGGCCCACGTCGACATCGCGGGTACGGCGCAACTGCCGGCGCCGCGGACGTGGCGGAACAAGGGCGCGACCGGCTTCGGCACCAAGCTGCTGATCGAGTTCGCGCTCGAGTTCGCCCGGCCGACGGACGGTGCGGCATGA
- a CDS encoding RDD family protein, with translation MAGPNGVLGRLAGKVTSRVVETVQPDLVLSHVDLDALLDRMDVNRVLDRIDVDRLIDRIDLEGLIDRIDVERLMDRVDVERLLERVDLDLLVARIDIESLVRRSGLPEVVVESQTRLAGSVVDLGRRQLAGLDAVLNRGVTRMLRREPEPRSRTVTGQYAGAWSRATATALDLLIIATTFTIGLAGVNLLTTSFWGLSVRHALPATIALGVLAFCYAFGFLAVAGRTPGQGVVGLRVVRSDGGTIHPGQALRWVVGFPLSVVPAGLGFVPIIFQREHRALHDLIAGTTVVYDWGERPAELPGPLSAFLARQENGGSP, from the coding sequence ATGGCGGGTCCGAACGGAGTCCTGGGGCGGCTCGCCGGCAAGGTCACCAGCCGGGTCGTCGAAACCGTTCAACCGGACCTGGTGCTGTCGCACGTCGACCTGGACGCCCTCCTCGACCGGATGGACGTCAACCGGGTGCTGGACCGCATCGACGTCGACCGCCTGATCGACCGCATCGACCTCGAAGGGCTGATCGACCGGATCGACGTCGAGCGGTTGATGGACCGCGTCGACGTCGAACGATTGCTCGAGCGGGTCGACCTGGATCTTCTGGTCGCGCGGATCGACATCGAGAGCCTGGTACGGCGGTCCGGTCTGCCCGAGGTCGTCGTCGAGAGCCAGACCCGGCTGGCGGGATCGGTCGTCGATCTGGGCCGCAGACAGCTCGCCGGACTGGACGCCGTACTCAACCGTGGCGTCACCCGCATGCTGCGCAGGGAACCCGAGCCACGATCTCGAACCGTCACCGGACAGTACGCCGGCGCGTGGAGCAGAGCGACCGCCACCGCACTGGATCTGTTGATCATCGCAACGACTTTCACGATCGGCCTGGCCGGCGTGAACCTGCTGACCACGTCCTTCTGGGGCCTGTCGGTACGACATGCGCTTCCGGCAACGATCGCGCTCGGGGTGCTCGCGTTCTGCTACGCGTTCGGCTTCCTCGCGGTTGCGGGCCGCACACCCGGCCAGGGAGTCGTCGGCCTCCGTGTCGTGCGCTCCGACGGCGGCACGATCCACCCCGGGCAGGCGCTGCGCTGGGTGGTGGGCTTCCCGCTCAGCGTCGTACCGGCCGGGCTGGGGTTCGTCCCGATCATCTTCCAGCGCGAGCATCGGGCGCTGCACGACCTGATCGCCGGCACCACCGTGGTCTACGACTGGGGCGAGCGGCCCGCGGAGCTGCCCGGCCCGTTGTCGGCGTTCCTCGCCCGGCAGGAGAACGGCGGTTCACCCTAA
- a CDS encoding LuxR C-terminal-related transcriptional regulator encodes MTSQGLDRERDAFWQSADGKTPRPPLTLVIRERLHSALDLGVRSPLTMVIAPAGTGKTVLLSDWVTRRQRSGQPVVWVSGQTPGSLQGFLEQVDGAEASLMLDPIVVDDAHLLPASTVTALARVLQQSPHTVRLLLATRYDLPVPVSELELRGMALTLRSRDLRFNDAEATELVQAHAEHATADDITLVQEKTAGWAAALVLAARTLQASGDVVWPLANQRPVLDLLLGETLNTLDPQVLAMLLSTFGASSLTGQLAAVLSGDAEAGSMLEDLAGSGLLVTAYADGTASNPHYRYHPLLVELLRRRIATSAEDRQLVVTAHHRSALYYESRGDSETALRSALGADDPELVERIVLGHGPALLAAGQAELVEAAFDALPAGYVDEHPHLFGVRGLLRRLTGDVAGAVQDAASADEIVAAAAPVRPEDDALAADAVLLRLWESRYGWQDVHVAIDRARSLLTLAPEDGSGTPRAVLGPERLAWLLIELAAAETWADELDAALSHLDEALVTARMAGHRQLIAGGLAHRAVVQHARGQVQNAAQSAQAALDVGGAGLPPEYAVRAQVVLGFAAVSELELDRAGQHLEQVVAADVAGSDTVVVGLRAMLRTVLLVERGRLGEALTELTSDPVAAGPLPSYLSRDLALLRSWLATLLGDKSTVDTQLLVLERTGNAIEADLVRAMTSMVQEDLQAALKLLDAGLDRPDIYPPLASAAASFRTVLLDRTGDDPAAEAALVDTLNRVTPQRMLHVLTSAGDEPAFLDRLRRHVTGPNPHPFAAVALEKLTDYQAGWSQAGGMTPLARTRPDAHMPPPRRLDAVVNGARIRLTAREAEVLDQLALGSSYAEVAQALFITENTVKTHLISLYRKLGVDKRSAALRTARTVGLL; translated from the coding sequence GTGACGAGCCAAGGGCTCGATCGAGAGCGTGACGCGTTCTGGCAGTCGGCGGACGGCAAAACGCCACGGCCGCCGCTCACGCTGGTCATCCGCGAGCGGCTGCATTCAGCGCTCGACCTGGGCGTCCGGTCGCCGCTGACCATGGTGATCGCACCGGCCGGCACCGGGAAGACGGTGCTGCTCTCGGACTGGGTGACGCGCCGGCAGCGCTCGGGGCAGCCGGTGGTCTGGGTCTCCGGTCAGACTCCCGGCTCGCTGCAGGGATTCCTCGAGCAGGTGGACGGCGCCGAGGCGTCGCTGATGCTCGACCCGATCGTCGTCGACGATGCGCACTTGTTGCCTGCCTCAACCGTCACCGCGCTGGCGCGCGTTCTGCAGCAGTCGCCGCACACGGTCCGCCTGCTGCTCGCGACCCGGTACGACCTGCCGGTTCCGGTGTCCGAGCTCGAGCTCCGGGGGATGGCCTTGACGCTGCGTTCGCGCGATCTGCGCTTCAACGACGCCGAGGCGACCGAGCTCGTGCAGGCGCACGCCGAGCATGCGACCGCGGACGACATCACGCTGGTCCAGGAGAAGACGGCCGGCTGGGCCGCTGCGCTCGTACTCGCCGCTCGAACGCTGCAGGCCTCCGGTGACGTCGTGTGGCCCCTGGCCAACCAGCGGCCCGTGCTCGACCTGCTGCTCGGCGAGACGCTGAACACTCTCGACCCGCAGGTCCTGGCGATGCTGCTGAGTACCTTCGGCGCCTCGTCGCTGACCGGGCAACTCGCCGCCGTGCTGAGTGGTGACGCCGAGGCGGGCTCGATGCTGGAGGACCTCGCCGGCAGCGGTCTGCTGGTGACGGCGTATGCCGACGGCACGGCGAGCAACCCGCACTACCGGTACCACCCGTTGCTGGTCGAGCTGCTTCGGCGGCGGATCGCGACCAGCGCCGAGGACCGCCAGCTGGTCGTCACCGCCCACCACCGCTCTGCCCTGTACTACGAGAGCCGCGGGGACAGCGAGACCGCCTTGCGTAGCGCGTTGGGCGCCGACGATCCGGAGCTGGTCGAGCGGATCGTCCTCGGGCACGGGCCGGCGCTCCTTGCAGCAGGTCAGGCCGAGCTGGTCGAGGCCGCCTTCGACGCGCTCCCCGCTGGGTACGTCGACGAGCATCCGCACCTGTTCGGGGTCCGAGGCCTGCTGCGACGGCTGACCGGTGACGTCGCCGGCGCCGTTCAGGATGCCGCCTCGGCCGACGAGATTGTGGCCGCGGCGGCACCGGTTCGACCGGAGGACGATGCGCTCGCTGCGGACGCTGTACTGCTGCGGTTGTGGGAGTCCCGCTACGGGTGGCAGGACGTGCACGTGGCGATCGACCGGGCGAGGTCGCTGCTGACGCTGGCGCCCGAGGACGGCAGCGGTACGCCGCGCGCCGTACTCGGTCCGGAGCGGTTGGCCTGGCTGCTGATCGAACTCGCGGCCGCGGAGACCTGGGCCGACGAGCTCGATGCGGCGCTCAGCCATCTGGACGAGGCCCTCGTGACCGCCCGGATGGCGGGCCATCGTCAGCTCATCGCCGGCGGCCTCGCGCATCGGGCCGTCGTCCAGCACGCGCGCGGCCAGGTCCAGAACGCGGCGCAATCTGCGCAGGCCGCTCTCGACGTGGGGGGAGCCGGACTTCCGCCGGAGTACGCCGTCCGCGCCCAGGTCGTGCTGGGATTCGCAGCGGTGAGCGAGCTGGAGCTGGACAGGGCGGGGCAGCACCTGGAACAGGTCGTCGCTGCCGATGTGGCCGGGTCCGACACCGTGGTCGTGGGACTGCGCGCGATGTTGCGAACGGTGCTCCTGGTCGAGCGAGGTCGTCTCGGGGAGGCGTTGACCGAGCTCACCAGCGACCCCGTGGCGGCGGGTCCGTTGCCGTCGTACCTGTCCCGGGATCTGGCGTTGCTGCGGTCCTGGCTGGCGACCTTGCTCGGCGACAAGTCCACGGTCGACACGCAGCTGCTGGTGCTGGAACGCACCGGCAACGCGATCGAGGCCGACCTGGTCCGGGCCATGACCTCGATGGTCCAGGAGGACCTGCAGGCGGCGCTGAAGCTGCTCGACGCCGGGCTCGACCGGCCGGACATCTACCCACCGCTGGCCTCGGCCGCCGCCTCGTTCCGCACCGTACTGCTGGACCGGACCGGCGACGATCCGGCCGCCGAAGCCGCGCTCGTCGACACCCTGAACCGCGTCACGCCGCAACGCATGCTGCACGTGCTCACCTCGGCCGGCGACGAACCCGCGTTCCTGGACCGGCTGCGCCGACACGTCACCGGTCCGAATCCGCATCCGTTCGCGGCGGTCGCGCTCGAGAAGCTGACCGACTACCAGGCGGGCTGGAGCCAGGCCGGTGGGATGACCCCGCTGGCGCGGACGCGGCCGGACGCGCACATGCCGCCACCACGCCGGCTCGACGCAGTGGTGAACGGCGCCCGGATCCGGCTGACCGCCCGAGAGGCCGAGGTGCTCGACCAGTTGGCGCTCGGCAGCTCGTACGCGGAGGTTGCCCAGGCACTCTTCATCACCGAGAACACCGTCAAGACACATCTGATCTCGCTGTACCGCAAGCTCGGCGTCGACAAGCGATCCGCCGCGCTGCGGACCGCCCGGACCGTCGGTCTGCTCTAG
- a CDS encoding alpha/beta fold hydrolase, whose amino-acid sequence MSENDLQQSHGVHVVHTGSRQAAPVLLIHGSGASGACWAPMIPALARGHHVVTIDLPGLGHSAPVTSYDIPAQAARVAAMIDALDVGPLVVVGHSSGGYVATSLAEQRPELVKAMALISTGPRLEALLPQRPLIRALSGPPLGRLIWALRSDKLIRKGINATCARQVDIPVELVADLRGLPYRDFVDVLRCNGEYITECSVPERLAKLDVPLLVVFGTADPRWDPASAQEYAVVPGVRIEMLPGIGHIAPLEAPEETAKLVLEFAERA is encoded by the coding sequence ATGAGTGAGAACGACCTGCAGCAGTCGCACGGGGTGCACGTGGTCCACACCGGCTCCCGGCAAGCGGCCCCGGTGCTGCTCATCCACGGCTCCGGGGCATCCGGCGCGTGCTGGGCGCCGATGATCCCGGCCTTGGCCCGCGGGCATCACGTCGTCACGATCGACCTGCCCGGATTGGGGCATTCGGCACCGGTGACGTCGTACGACATCCCCGCGCAGGCGGCCCGGGTGGCGGCGATGATCGACGCTCTCGACGTGGGGCCGCTCGTCGTGGTCGGGCATTCGAGCGGCGGGTACGTCGCCACCTCGCTCGCGGAGCAGCGCCCCGAACTGGTGAAGGCGATGGCTCTGATCAGCACCGGTCCCAGGCTCGAGGCGCTCCTCCCCCAGCGACCGCTCATCCGCGCCCTGTCCGGTCCGCCCCTCGGCCGCCTCATCTGGGCGCTGCGTTCGGACAAGCTCATTCGCAAGGGGATCAACGCGACGTGCGCCCGGCAGGTGGACATCCCGGTCGAGCTGGTCGCCGATCTCCGGGGGCTGCCGTACCGCGACTTCGTCGACGTACTGCGCTGCAACGGCGAATACATCACCGAGTGCAGCGTCCCCGAGCGGCTCGCCAAGCTCGACGTACCGCTCTTGGTCGTCTTCGGCACCGCGGACCCCCGGTGGGATCCGGCATCAGCCCAGGAGTACGCCGTGGTGCCCGGCGTACGCATCGAGATGCTGCCTGGAATCGGCCACATCGCGCCGCTGGAAGCACCTGAGGAGACCGCAAAGCTCGTCCTGGAGTTCGCAGAACGGGCCTAG
- the qcrC gene encoding cytochrome bc1 complex diheme cytochrome c subunit: MRRRRFAKTLVIGAALVTVGLAYAVLVPNGAAGADGPQSDQIDAGRRLFAVGCSSCHGMHAEGGTNGAGRVAGPSLIGVGAAAVDFQVSTGRMPAAQTNAQIPQKPPVYTEQEIAELAAYVASLAPGPAIPATDEYDVSKVTQAELVRGGELFRTNCTACHNFAGRGGALPNGRYAPSLMGTTPRNMYQAMLTGPQQMPVFSDAVLLPEDKRAIIAYIVALQQADDPGGFGLGRLGPVSEGLWGWLVGIGLLVVVAVWIGAKVPRIRRR, translated from the coding sequence GTGCGTCGACGGAGGTTCGCGAAGACACTGGTGATCGGCGCTGCGCTGGTCACGGTCGGCTTGGCGTACGCCGTCCTGGTGCCGAACGGCGCGGCGGGTGCCGATGGGCCCCAGTCCGACCAGATCGACGCCGGGCGGCGGCTGTTCGCGGTCGGCTGCTCGAGCTGTCACGGCATGCACGCCGAGGGCGGTACCAACGGCGCAGGCCGGGTCGCCGGGCCTTCGCTGATCGGTGTCGGCGCGGCCGCGGTCGACTTCCAGGTCAGCACCGGACGGATGCCGGCCGCCCAGACCAACGCGCAGATCCCCCAGAAGCCGCCGGTGTACACCGAGCAGGAGATCGCGGAGCTGGCGGCGTACGTCGCCTCGCTCGCCCCAGGTCCCGCCATCCCGGCGACGGACGAGTACGACGTCAGCAAGGTGACCCAGGCGGAGCTCGTCCGCGGCGGCGAGCTGTTCCGGACCAACTGCACGGCGTGCCACAACTTCGCCGGCCGCGGCGGAGCGCTCCCGAACGGTCGCTACGCGCCGTCCCTGATGGGTACGACGCCGCGGAACATGTACCAGGCGATGCTCACCGGCCCACAACAGATGCCGGTGTTCTCCGACGCCGTCCTGCTCCCCGAGGACAAGCGCGCGATCATCGCCTACATCGTTGCCCTCCAGCAGGCGGACGACCCGGGCGGATTTGGGCTCGGGCGGCTCGGACCGGTCTCCGAGGGCCTGTGGGGCTGGCTCGTCGGCATCGGTCTGCTCGTCGTGGTCGCCGTCTGGATCGGGGCCAAGGTGCCCCGGATCCGCCGCCGCTGA
- a CDS encoding DUF1269 domain-containing protein: MTHLVVLGLDSREDAERVIQLTEDLAKQQLLQREDAAYAYKDAKGKVRIQQTINLTGAGAASGALWGTMIGLIFLNPLAGFAVGAASGALSGKLTDIGINDDLIKHVGQELQEGHAAVFLLARSATVDRVVDALKPFSPTIIQTNLTKEREDELVQALQS, encoded by the coding sequence ATGACCCATCTGGTGGTGCTCGGTCTGGACAGCCGCGAAGACGCGGAGCGTGTGATCCAGCTGACCGAGGATCTGGCGAAACAGCAGTTGTTGCAGCGCGAGGACGCGGCGTACGCCTACAAGGACGCCAAGGGCAAGGTCCGGATCCAGCAGACCATCAACCTGACCGGCGCGGGCGCCGCGAGCGGCGCGTTGTGGGGCACGATGATCGGACTCATCTTCCTGAACCCGCTCGCCGGCTTCGCTGTCGGCGCGGCCTCCGGTGCACTCTCCGGCAAGCTCACCGACATCGGCATCAACGACGACCTGATCAAGCACGTCGGCCAGGAGTTGCAGGAAGGCCACGCCGCGGTGTTCCTGCTGGCTCGGTCCGCGACCGTCGATCGTGTCGTCGACGCACTCAAGCCGTTCAGCCCGACGATCATCCAGACCAACCTGACCAAGGAGCGCGAGGACGAGCTCGTCCAGGCTCTGCAGAGCTGA
- a CDS encoding helix-turn-helix domain-containing protein, whose translation MRSTMAPPDWARVDIAVPRSAGLLPGVSMAGFRHRVPAFVEIAMVAHPAVTLIVDLSEDDGIVYDAHGRTETGSAFIGLLPHDVRAAGRLGECLQVRLSPVVAARAFGASPQLTGTVASFADVWGRGAGRFEDRLRATASWDERFAIVVDVLGRRLNASVDAEVAHSWQRTFASGGRVRVDGLASEVGWSRKRLWARFRSQLGITPKRAAQLVRFDHAAHLLASGRSVATVAAESGYVDQSHLHREVTAFAGATPAAVAAAPWLAIDDIAWPVTPGK comes from the coding sequence ATGCGCTCGACCATGGCGCCACCTGATTGGGCTCGGGTGGATATCGCCGTACCACGCTCCGCGGGGCTGCTGCCCGGCGTGAGCATGGCCGGGTTCCGGCACCGGGTGCCTGCGTTCGTGGAGATCGCCATGGTCGCGCATCCGGCAGTGACTCTGATCGTCGATCTCAGCGAGGACGACGGCATCGTGTACGACGCGCACGGCCGGACCGAGACGGGCAGTGCATTCATCGGGCTTCTCCCCCACGACGTGCGTGCGGCGGGCCGGCTGGGCGAGTGTCTGCAGGTCCGGCTGTCTCCGGTCGTGGCGGCCAGGGCGTTCGGCGCATCGCCGCAGCTGACCGGGACAGTGGCGTCGTTCGCGGACGTGTGGGGCCGGGGCGCAGGCCGCTTCGAGGACAGGCTGCGTGCCACGGCGTCGTGGGACGAGCGCTTCGCCATCGTGGTGGATGTCCTCGGCCGGCGCCTGAATGCGTCCGTCGATGCAGAGGTCGCGCACAGCTGGCAGCGGACGTTCGCCAGCGGCGGGCGAGTGCGCGTCGACGGTCTCGCGAGCGAGGTCGGCTGGAGCCGCAAACGCCTGTGGGCGCGCTTCCGGTCCCAGCTCGGCATCACCCCCAAACGAGCCGCTCAACTCGTCCGCTTCGACCACGCCGCCCACCTCCTGGCGTCGGGGCGATCGGTCGCCACCGTGGCGGCCGAGAGCGGGTACGTCGATCAGTCCCACCTGCACCGCGAAGTCACCGCGTTCGCAGGCGCAACGCCGGCCGCTGTCGCCGCCGCTCCGTGGCTGGCGATCGACGACATCGCCTGGCCTGTCACGCCCGGGAAGTAG